A genomic region of Desulfosarcina ovata subsp. ovata contains the following coding sequences:
- a CDS encoding 1-acyl-sn-glycerol-3-phosphate acyltransferase → MKPVSMLKRLFLRMTGPAEKRFTCWLPERIGFFTMFILRRLFSGVTMAPDIRTTVDGLPDDAVIVYVSKNRSYFEFLCYYTRYMQARIPFPQLCFDCKIRMLQPIGRLIHIAGAQIRHFLRHFSMRDPYREGFIREEIARGTTAYLPLVGKREFYLSFIKSKDDPIRHLIKIQRDLKRPICLISHLMFFSKRPASTWPTLSDIVFGSPQKPGKLRRLTTLFNKPERIFIEVSDPVNVKAFLEAADNRGRSTAYLALKLRRDLLSQINAHRKSITGPTIKMPEEIKQEILTSEELRQFMTSHAKRRETTIFEAHREAVQYVDEIAAHYSPSFINIAHRIIGRFLKVVFESVTANPDALADIKRVSRKGPVIFMPAHKSHMDSILLSFTLYDNHMPCPHIFAGKNLSFWPMAPIFRRVGAFFVRRSFKGAVFYAKVFSAYIFQLLKEGFNIAVYIEGTRSRSGKLLQPQLGMLSILLHAFFKGACQNLIFVPVFIAYDRIPDEGSYLHEISGGKKSPENFRQMLKAKSILKKRYGSVYLNFGHPLALADVLAEQNLIGASLSSKQQNGLCRSIGAHIMNAIDRQTVVTPQSMVAGALLSSGREIISRKELDFRVEASMSLLYAQKTPLAETLTQGHEGALETTLKHYQGRKFIQGSDEQGKGGGRPDAWRIIENRRNALDYYKNISICHFIPAAFTSLAILEKDAFQFSTTDLHDTYRRLQELFSEEFNPDPTNPPAFTVRKTMKAFIDMAILVPHPTMPDTYNLSSEGYRKLVFFAGYIEPFIAAYQTALVYLTKNRRNRHDRNKMLKRMLGIGNRMLKQGEIRLKESISKANYDNAANFFAKNGIRGSEDEETIRGWNKTLAHYQSLIAR, encoded by the coding sequence ATGAAACCCGTATCCATGCTCAAACGACTGTTCCTGCGCATGACCGGCCCGGCGGAAAAACGATTTACCTGCTGGCTGCCCGAACGCATCGGTTTTTTTACCATGTTCATTCTGCGCCGCCTGTTCTCCGGCGTCACCATGGCCCCCGACATCCGGACGACTGTCGATGGCCTTCCCGACGACGCAGTTATCGTCTACGTCTCCAAAAACAGAAGCTACTTTGAATTTTTATGCTATTACACGCGTTATATGCAGGCCCGGATTCCTTTTCCGCAACTCTGTTTTGATTGTAAAATCAGGATGCTACAGCCAATTGGACGACTGATCCACATCGCCGGGGCTCAGATCCGCCACTTTTTGCGCCATTTTTCTATGCGGGATCCGTATCGCGAGGGATTTATCCGGGAAGAGATTGCCAGGGGGACCACCGCCTATCTGCCGCTGGTGGGCAAACGTGAATTTTACCTCAGTTTCATTAAATCCAAGGACGATCCCATCCGTCACCTGATCAAGATCCAGCGTGACCTGAAGCGACCCATCTGCTTGATTTCCCATCTGATGTTCTTCAGCAAACGGCCGGCCTCCACCTGGCCCACATTGAGTGACATCGTTTTTGGTTCCCCTCAGAAACCGGGAAAACTGAGGCGTCTGACCACCCTGTTCAACAAACCGGAACGAATTTTCATTGAGGTCTCCGATCCGGTCAATGTCAAAGCATTTCTCGAGGCAGCGGACAACCGCGGCCGCAGTACCGCTTATCTGGCTCTGAAATTGCGCCGGGACCTGCTCAGCCAGATCAATGCCCATCGCAAAAGCATTACCGGTCCCACCATCAAAATGCCAGAGGAGATCAAACAGGAGATCCTCACCAGCGAGGAACTGCGCCAGTTCATGACCAGCCATGCCAAGCGTCGGGAGACCACAATTTTTGAGGCCCATCGCGAAGCCGTACAATATGTTGACGAAATTGCCGCCCATTACAGCCCATCGTTTATCAATATTGCCCATCGCATCATCGGGCGCTTTTTGAAAGTGGTTTTCGAATCGGTTACCGCCAACCCCGATGCGCTGGCGGACATCAAACGGGTCTCGCGCAAAGGGCCGGTCATCTTCATGCCTGCTCACAAAAGCCATATGGACTCGATCCTGCTTTCTTTTACCCTTTACGACAACCATATGCCCTGCCCGCATATCTTCGCCGGCAAAAACCTATCCTTCTGGCCCATGGCGCCAATCTTCCGCCGTGTGGGTGCGTTTTTCGTTCGCCGCAGTTTCAAAGGTGCGGTTTTCTATGCCAAGGTTTTTTCGGCCTATATCTTCCAGTTGTTAAAGGAAGGCTTCAACATCGCCGTCTATATCGAAGGCACCCGCAGCCGCAGCGGCAAACTGCTCCAGCCCCAGTTGGGCATGCTTTCCATCCTGCTGCACGCCTTTTTCAAAGGCGCCTGCCAGAACCTGATCTTCGTTCCGGTCTTTATCGCCTATGACCGCATTCCCGATGAAGGATCCTACCTGCATGAAATCAGTGGCGGGAAAAAATCACCGGAGAACTTCCGCCAGATGCTCAAGGCCAAATCGATCCTGAAAAAGCGCTATGGCAGCGTTTATCTCAATTTCGGCCACCCGCTGGCTCTTGCCGACGTACTGGCCGAGCAGAACCTGATTGGTGCAAGCCTCTCGTCCAAGCAGCAAAACGGTCTTTGTCGCAGCATCGGCGCCCATATCATGAACGCCATCGACCGGCAGACGGTGGTCACCCCCCAGTCCATGGTAGCCGGCGCCCTGCTGTCATCGGGCAGGGAGATCATCTCGCGCAAGGAGCTGGATTTCCGCGTAGAGGCATCCATGAGTCTGCTCTACGCCCAAAAAACCCCCCTGGCCGAAACCCTGACCCAGGGGCACGAGGGCGCTCTGGAAACCACCCTGAAGCATTATCAGGGACGCAAATTCATTCAGGGCAGCGACGAGCAGGGCAAGGGAGGAGGCCGGCCGGATGCCTGGCGGATTATTGAAAATCGGCGTAACGCCTTGGACTATTACAAAAATATCAGTATCTGTCATTTCATCCCGGCGGCCTTTACCTCCCTGGCCATCCTGGAAAAAGACGCTTTCCAGTTTTCGACTACAGACCTGCACGATACTTACCGCCGCCTCCAGGAGCTTTTCTCCGAGGAGTTCAACCCCGATCCGACAAATCCGCCAGCCTTTACCGTGCGCAAAACCATGAAAGCCTTTATCGACATGGCCATTCTGGTTCCGCATCCCACCATGCCGGACACGTACAACCTCTCCTCGGAAGGGTATCGTAAGCTGGTTTTCTTTGCCGGATACATTGAACCGTTTATCGCCGCATACCAAACTGCGCTGGTCTATCTGACCAAGAACCGACGAAACCGGCATGACCGGAACAAAATGTTGAAAAGGATGCTGGGCATTGGCAACCGCATGTTAAAGCAGGGAGAAATTCGCTTAAAGGAGTCCATCTCCAAGGCAAATTACGACAATGCGGCCAATTTTTTTGCAAAAAACGGTATCAGGGGGTCTGAAGACGAAGAAACCATCCGGGGGTGGAACAAAACCCTGGCCCATTACCAGAGCCTGATTGCCCGATAA
- a CDS encoding HNH endonuclease translates to MTLSKLEIQQMLREMNVKFDADETHEELKQRLQKENHSLWLKSVSGSQAADGRDGRIRVRKRKRSVDPPEPLEKRFPDRIATAEKAARLPVPPRNNTGAALRARTVEKPQPGKPWKTVADGTQPFNRKKNVFKSVLRRCGMCCEACGKPADKADPSTELRPFYIDPLSQGGEHSVKNMVALCSACCERLENDPSPKLIKELRRKTRSKLYDSLQVIRKTTVRSRGPFPGRRK, encoded by the coding sequence ATGACACTGAGCAAACTGGAAATTCAGCAAATGCTGCGTGAGATGAATGTCAAGTTTGATGCGGACGAAACCCATGAAGAATTGAAACAGCGTTTGCAAAAAGAGAATCACAGTTTGTGGCTTAAATCCGTATCCGGCAGCCAGGCGGCTGACGGAAGGGATGGCAGAATTCGGGTTCGAAAGCGAAAACGGTCCGTCGACCCGCCGGAACCGCTGGAAAAACGTTTCCCTGATCGGATCGCAACGGCTGAAAAAGCCGCCCGCTTGCCTGTCCCACCCCGTAATAATACCGGCGCTGCGCTAAGGGCCCGGACAGTTGAAAAACCGCAGCCCGGAAAGCCATGGAAAACCGTGGCCGACGGAACCCAGCCCTTTAACCGCAAAAAGAATGTTTTCAAATCGGTGCTGCGGCGCTGCGGCATGTGCTGCGAAGCCTGCGGCAAACCGGCCGATAAAGCGGACCCGTCAACCGAACTGAGGCCGTTTTATATCGATCCGCTTTCCCAGGGGGGCGAGCACTCCGTTAAAAATATGGTGGCGCTGTGTTCGGCCTGCTGCGAGCGTCTTGAAAATGACCCGTCGCCCAAACTCATCAAGGAGTTGAGGCGAAAAACCCGTTCCAAGCTCTACGACTCCCTGCAGGTGATCCGAAAAACCACTGTGCGCAGCCGGGGCCCTTTTCCCGGTCGCCGGAAATAG
- a CDS encoding VWA domain-containing protein has protein sequence MQKVHRLGFVVGITNLILWILLPTGCTSPPHATRAVYLLMGPSNTQPDNLATSQSIVAALLGALEPGDSLAVARMDSAGGGEKDVMVKATFDPRPLVANSQKRAIYRAMRESVLASSAAGDADIAGALLLAVEHLKALKSDRKYILIFPNRLKKEMDALNGNVSLQLDGIHILALNTPALREARENTGEHLAWIKQLQIK, from the coding sequence ATGCAAAAAGTCCATCGATTAGGCTTTGTCGTCGGTATCACCAATCTGATTCTGTGGATCCTGTTACCAACTGGATGCACCAGCCCGCCCCATGCCACGAGAGCCGTTTATCTACTGATGGGCCCATCCAATACACAACCTGATAACTTAGCCACCTCCCAATCCATTGTGGCCGCGCTTCTGGGAGCCCTCGAACCTGGCGACAGCCTGGCTGTGGCACGGATGGATTCGGCTGGAGGGGGCGAAAAGGATGTGATGGTAAAAGCGACCTTTGACCCACGGCCACTGGTGGCCAATTCCCAAAAACGGGCCATCTACCGGGCGATGCGCGAATCTGTCCTTGCCTCATCCGCCGCCGGGGATGCCGATATCGCCGGAGCCCTCCTACTGGCGGTCGAGCACCTCAAGGCCCTGAAATCCGATCGAAAATACATCCTGATTTTTCCCAATCGCCTGAAAAAAGAAATGGATGCATTGAACGGGAATGTAAGCCTTCAACTGGACGGGATCCACATTCTCGCCCTGAATACGCCGGCATTGCGCGAG